The proteins below come from a single Geobacillus thermoleovorans genomic window:
- a CDS encoding aspartate carbamoyltransferase catalytic subunit, producing MTHLFALSELPLDEIHRLLDEAEAFRSGRIWRPAAPMYVANLFFEPSTRTKCSFEMAERKLGLHVIPFDPERSSVQKGETLYDTVRTLEAIGVDAVVIRHHEDAYFEALRHAVGIPIINAGDGCGHHPTQSLLDLLTIRQEFGAFTGLTVAIIGDIRHSRVARSNAEVLTRLGANVLFSGPAEWKDETNPYGTYVEVDEAIARADVVMLLRIQHERHAETMGLTKEEYHARYGLTLERARRMKSGAIILHPAPVNRGVEIASELVEAKASRIFKQMENGVYVRMAVLKRAMEGRMEHGRMAEKWHVVQ from the coding sequence ATGACCCATCTTTTCGCATTAAGTGAACTGCCGCTTGATGAAATCCACCGTTTGCTCGATGAAGCGGAAGCGTTCCGCAGCGGGCGCATCTGGCGCCCGGCGGCGCCGATGTACGTCGCCAACTTGTTTTTCGAACCGAGCACGCGCACGAAATGCAGCTTCGAGATGGCGGAACGGAAGCTTGGGCTTCATGTCATTCCATTTGACCCGGAACGCTCGAGCGTGCAAAAAGGGGAGACGCTGTACGATACCGTACGGACGCTTGAGGCGATCGGCGTCGATGCGGTTGTCATCCGCCATCACGAAGATGCGTATTTCGAAGCGCTCCGCCATGCGGTCGGCATTCCGATCATCAACGCCGGTGACGGCTGCGGGCATCATCCGACCCAGTCGCTCTTGGATTTATTGACGATCCGCCAAGAGTTTGGCGCCTTCACTGGCTTGACGGTGGCGATCATCGGCGACATCCGTCATAGCCGCGTCGCCCGCTCCAATGCGGAAGTGTTGACAAGGCTGGGGGCAAACGTCCTGTTTTCCGGACCGGCGGAGTGGAAAGATGAAACGAATCCGTACGGGACGTACGTCGAAGTCGACGAGGCCATCGCCCGCGCCGATGTCGTGATGCTTTTGCGCATCCAACATGAACGCCATGCGGAAACGATGGGGCTGACAAAAGAAGAGTACCATGCGCGGTACGGGCTGACGCTTGAGCGGGCGCGGCGGATGAAATCGGGCGCCATCATCTTGCACCCGGCGCCGGTCAACCGCGGGGTCGAAATCGCAAGCGAACTTGTCGAAGCGAAGGCATCGCGCATTTTTAAACAAATGGAAAACGGCGTCTACGTCCGGATGGCTGTCTTAAAACGGGCAATGGAAGGGAGAATGGAGCATGGGCGTATGGCTGAAAAATGGCATGTCGTTCAATAA
- a CDS encoding dihydroorotase, translated as MGVWLKNGMSFNKDGELMRTHIKIEHGTIAAILYEQPLEANEEDVIDVGGRLIVPGLIDLHVHLREPGGEAKETIETGTLAAAKGGFTTVAAMPNTNPAPDRKEQMEWLQARIRETARVNVLPYAAITIGQKGEELTDFAALKEAGAFAFTDDGVGVQSAGMMFEAMKQAAALDMAIVAHCEDDTLTNGGAVHDGEFARRYGLRGIPSVCEAVHIARDVLLAEAAGCHYHVCHISTKESVRVVRDAKRAGIRVTAEVTPHHLLLCDEDIPGLDANYKMNPPLRSREDRDALIEGLLDGTIDFIATDHAPHTAAEKAKGIEAAPFGIVGLETAFPLLYTHFVKTGVFTLKQLVDWLTIKPAQCFGLKAGRLAVGAPADIAVIDLETEEAIDPETFASKGKNTPFAGWVCQGWPVMTFVGGTLVWEKGRA; from the coding sequence ATGGGCGTATGGCTGAAAAATGGCATGTCGTTCAATAAAGATGGGGAATTGATGCGGACACATATCAAAATCGAACACGGAACCATTGCAGCGATCCTCTATGAACAGCCGCTGGAAGCGAATGAGGAGGACGTTATCGACGTTGGCGGCCGTCTCATCGTTCCTGGCCTGATCGACTTGCACGTTCATTTGCGCGAACCGGGCGGCGAAGCGAAAGAAACGATTGAAACGGGCACGCTCGCCGCGGCGAAAGGCGGATTTACGACGGTTGCTGCCATGCCGAACACGAACCCAGCGCCGGATCGGAAAGAGCAGATGGAATGGTTGCAAGCCCGCATCCGCGAAACGGCGCGCGTCAACGTGCTTCCGTACGCGGCGATCACGATTGGGCAAAAAGGGGAGGAGCTGACCGATTTTGCGGCGCTAAAAGAAGCAGGGGCGTTCGCCTTTACCGATGACGGCGTCGGCGTCCAGTCGGCCGGGATGATGTTTGAAGCGATGAAACAGGCGGCGGCGCTCGATATGGCGATCGTTGCCCATTGCGAGGACGACACGCTGACAAACGGCGGAGCGGTGCATGACGGCGAGTTCGCCCGGCGCTATGGACTTCGCGGCATTCCATCCGTCTGCGAGGCGGTGCACATCGCCCGCGACGTCTTGCTTGCCGAGGCAGCCGGATGCCATTATCACGTCTGCCATATCAGCACGAAAGAATCGGTGCGCGTCGTCCGCGACGCGAAGCGGGCCGGCATCCGCGTCACCGCCGAAGTGACGCCGCACCATCTGCTCTTGTGCGATGAAGACATTCCGGGGCTTGATGCGAACTACAAAATGAACCCGCCGCTGCGCAGCCGAGAGGACCGTGACGCATTAATTGAAGGACTGCTCGACGGCACGATCGACTTTATCGCCACGGACCACGCGCCGCATACGGCTGCGGAAAAAGCGAAAGGCATCGAGGCGGCGCCGTTTGGCATCGTTGGGCTCGAAACGGCGTTTCCGCTCTTATATACCCATTTCGTCAAAACAGGCGTGTTTACATTAAAGCAGCTTGTCGATTGGCTGACGATCAAGCCGGCGCAATGTTTCGGCCTCAAGGCCGGGCGGCTTGCCGTCGGGGCGCCGGCGGATATTGCGGTCATTGATTTGGAAACAGAAGAAGCGATTGATCCCGAGACGTTTGCGTCCAAAGGGAAAAATACGCCGTTTGCCGGCTGGGTGTGCCAAGGCTGGCCGGTGATGACGTTTGTCGGCGGTACACTCGTATGGGAGAAAGGAAGGGCGTAA
- the pyrR gene encoding bifunctional pyr operon transcriptional regulator/uracil phosphoribosyltransferase PyrR: MQKAVVMDEQAIRRALTRIAHEIIERNKGIDGCVLVGIKTRGIYLARRLAERIEQIEGASVPVGELDITLYRDDLTVKTDDHEPLVKGTNVPFPVTERNVILVDDVLFTGRTVRAAMDAVMDLGRPARIQLAVLVDRGHRELPIRADFVGKNVPTSRSELIVVELSEVDGIDQVSIHEK; this comes from the coding sequence ATGCAAAAGGCGGTCGTGATGGACGAACAGGCGATTCGCCGCGCTTTGACGCGCATCGCCCACGAAATCATCGAACGAAACAAAGGCATTGACGGCTGCGTGCTTGTCGGAATTAAAACGCGCGGCATTTACTTGGCGCGCCGCTTGGCGGAGCGGATCGAGCAAATTGAAGGGGCGTCCGTTCCCGTCGGTGAGCTTGACATCACCTTGTACCGCGACGATTTGACCGTGAAGACGGACGACCATGAACCGCTTGTGAAAGGAACGAATGTGCCGTTTCCGGTGACCGAGCGGAATGTCATTTTAGTTGATGACGTGCTCTTCACCGGCCGGACGGTGCGGGCGGCGATGGATGCGGTCATGGATTTGGGCCGCCCGGCGCGCATCCAGCTCGCCGTGCTTGTTGACCGCGGCCACAGGGAACTCCCGATCCGCGCTGATTTCGTCGGCAAAAACGTGCCGACCTCTCGTTCGGAACTGATCGTCGTGGAGCTTTCGGAAGTGGACGGCATCGATCAAGTCTCCATTCATGAAAAATAG
- a CDS encoding carbamoyl phosphate synthase small subunit — protein sequence MKRQLILEDGSFFVGEAFGSLKETTGEVVFNTGMTGYQEILTDPSYCGQIVTMTYPLIGNYGINRDDFEAIRPHVHGFIVKEACVKPSNWRGELTLDEYLKEKGIPGLSGIDTRKLTRLIRQYGTLKGMICGLDVDPVEAAAKLRAMEWPRDQVRRVSTKSAYPSPGRGERIVLIDFGMKHGILRELNKRNCDVIVLPYNATAEEVLGWHPDGVMLSNGPGDPKDVPEAIEMIRGILGKVPLFGICLGHQLFALACGANTEKMKFGHRGSNHPVKDLRTGKVAITSQNHGYTVTHESLSGTRLEVTHIALNDGTVEGLRHLDFPAFTVQYHPEASPGPEDANPLFDEFLALIREFNKKGEVIHA from the coding sequence ATGAAACGGCAGCTGATTTTGGAAGATGGTTCGTTTTTTGTCGGCGAAGCGTTTGGCAGCTTGAAAGAGACGACCGGGGAAGTCGTCTTTAACACCGGCATGACCGGATACCAAGAAATTTTGACCGATCCATCGTATTGCGGGCAAATCGTGACGATGACATATCCATTGATCGGCAACTACGGCATCAACCGCGACGACTTTGAAGCGATCCGCCCGCATGTGCACGGGTTCATCGTCAAAGAAGCGTGCGTGAAGCCGTCCAACTGGCGCGGAGAACTGACGTTGGACGAGTATTTGAAAGAAAAAGGCATCCCTGGCCTTTCCGGCATCGACACGCGCAAACTGACGCGCCTTATCCGCCAATACGGAACGTTAAAAGGGATGATCTGTGGGCTAGATGTCGATCCGGTGGAAGCAGCAGCCAAGCTGCGGGCGATGGAGTGGCCGCGCGACCAAGTGCGGCGCGTCTCAACGAAAAGCGCCTACCCAAGCCCGGGGCGCGGTGAGCGCATCGTCTTGATTGATTTCGGGATGAAACACGGCATTTTGCGCGAACTGAACAAGCGAAATTGCGATGTGATCGTCTTGCCGTACAACGCCACCGCTGAAGAGGTGCTCGGCTGGCATCCGGATGGGGTCATGCTTTCCAATGGACCGGGCGACCCGAAAGACGTGCCGGAAGCGATCGAGATGATCCGCGGGATTCTCGGCAAAGTGCCGCTCTTTGGCATCTGCCTCGGCCATCAGCTGTTCGCGTTGGCGTGCGGCGCGAATACCGAGAAAATGAAATTCGGCCATCGCGGCTCGAACCATCCGGTCAAAGACTTGCGCACCGGCAAAGTCGCCATCACGTCGCAAAACCATGGCTATACCGTCACGCACGAGTCGCTTTCTGGCACCCGGCTTGAGGTGACGCATATCGCCTTAAATGACGGCACGGTCGAAGGGCTGCGCCATCTCGATTTCCCGGCGTTTACGGTGCAATACCATCCGGAAGCGTCGCCGGGGCCAGAAGATGCCAATCCGCTGTTTGACGAGTTTTTGGCGCTCATCCGCGAGTTCAACAAGAAAGGAGAAGTCATCCATGCCTAA
- a CDS encoding dihydroorotate dehydrogenase, which produces MNRLAVELPGLSLKNPIMPASGCFGFGREYARFYDLSVLGAIMIKATTKEPRFGNPTPRVAETPGGMLNAIGLQNPGLDKVLEEELPWLEQFDVPIIANIAGSTVEEYVEVAEAISKAPNVHALELNISCPNVKKGGIAFGTVPDVAAELTRLVKEVSAVPVYVKLSPNVTDIVAMAKAIEQAGADGLTMINTLVGMRIDVKTGRPILANGTGGLSGPAVKPIAIRMIYEVSQAVSIPIIGMGGIQTAEDVLEFFYAGASAVAVGTANFVDPFVCPTIIADLPALLDDLGIGHISECIGRSWKTGAHAVHCRA; this is translated from the coding sequence ATGAACCGGCTTGCGGTCGAACTGCCGGGTCTTTCGCTCAAAAACCCGATCATGCCGGCGTCCGGCTGTTTTGGATTTGGCCGCGAGTACGCCCGGTTTTACGATTTAAGCGTGTTAGGCGCCATTATGATCAAGGCGACGACAAAAGAGCCGCGCTTTGGCAACCCGACACCAAGGGTGGCAGAAACGCCGGGCGGGATGTTAAACGCCATCGGCCTGCAAAACCCCGGCCTTGACAAAGTGCTCGAAGAAGAACTGCCGTGGCTTGAACAGTTTGACGTACCGATCATCGCCAACATCGCTGGCTCGACGGTGGAAGAGTACGTCGAGGTAGCCGAAGCGATTTCCAAAGCGCCCAATGTCCATGCGTTAGAGCTCAACATTTCCTGCCCAAACGTGAAAAAAGGCGGGATTGCGTTCGGCACCGTGCCGGACGTGGCCGCGGAACTGACGCGGCTTGTCAAAGAAGTGTCCGCCGTGCCGGTTTACGTGAAGCTGTCTCCGAACGTCACCGACATCGTCGCGATGGCGAAGGCCATTGAACAAGCGGGCGCCGATGGCTTGACGATGATCAACACGCTCGTTGGCATGCGCATCGACGTGAAAACAGGCCGGCCGATTTTGGCCAACGGCACCGGGGGCTTATCCGGCCCGGCGGTCAAACCAATCGCCATTCGCATGATTTATGAAGTGAGCCAGGCGGTGTCGATTCCGATCATCGGCATGGGCGGCATTCAAACGGCGGAAGACGTGCTCGAGTTTTTCTACGCCGGCGCGAGCGCGGTTGCGGTCGGCACGGCCAACTTCGTCGATCCGTTCGTCTGCCCGACGATCATCGCCGACCTGCCGGCGCTGTTGGACGACCTCGGGATCGGCCACATTTCCGAATGCATAGGAAGGAGCTGGAAGACCGGTGCACACGCCGTTCATTGTCGCGCTTGA
- a CDS encoding dihydroorotate dehydrogenase electron transfer subunit yields the protein MIGRERMTVASQRLIAERTYELTLSGRLVQEMRQPGQFVHVKVAASADPLLRRPLSLCHIDHKQGQCTIIYRQEGKGTALLAQKQPGDTVDVLGPLGNGFPLEAAPAGSRALLVGGGIGVPPLYELAKQLTKRGVKVVSVLGFQTKAAVFYEEEFAAFGETHVATDDGSHGTAGRVTDVIEARSLEFDVLYACGPKPMLRALAERFPNRPVYLSLEERMGCGVGACFACVCHVPGSETAYKKVCSDGPVFRAGEVVL from the coding sequence ATGATCGGCCGCGAACGAATGACGGTCGCAAGCCAGCGGTTGATCGCCGAGCGGACGTATGAATTGACGCTTTCAGGCCGCCTCGTGCAAGAGATGCGCCAACCGGGCCAGTTCGTTCATGTGAAAGTGGCCGCATCCGCCGATCCGCTCCTGCGCCGCCCGCTCAGCCTTTGCCATATCGACCACAAGCAGGGGCAATGCACGATCATTTACCGCCAGGAAGGGAAAGGCACGGCGCTGTTGGCGCAAAAACAGCCGGGCGACACGGTCGATGTGCTCGGCCCGCTCGGCAACGGCTTTCCGCTCGAGGCCGCGCCGGCGGGCAGCCGGGCGCTGCTAGTCGGCGGCGGCATCGGCGTCCCGCCGCTCTATGAACTGGCGAAACAGCTCACAAAGCGCGGCGTCAAAGTGGTGAGCGTGCTCGGGTTTCAAACGAAAGCGGCGGTCTTTTACGAAGAGGAATTTGCCGCGTTCGGCGAGACGCATGTCGCGACCGATGACGGCTCGCACGGAACGGCCGGGCGCGTCACCGATGTGATCGAAGCGCGCTCGCTCGAGTTTGACGTCTTGTACGCCTGCGGTCCGAAGCCGATGCTTCGGGCGCTTGCGGAACGGTTTCCGAACCGGCCGGTGTACTTGTCGCTCGAGGAGCGGATGGGCTGCGGCGTCGGGGCGTGTTTCGCCTGCGTCTGCCATGTGCCAGGGAGCGAGACGGCGTATAAAAAAGTATGCAGCGACGGCCCGGTGTTTCGGGCCGGGGAGGTGGTGCTATGA
- the carB gene encoding carbamoyl-phosphate synthase large subunit, translating to MPKRRDIETILVIGSGPIVIGQAAEFDYAGTQACLALKEEGYKVILVNSNPATIMTDTEIADKVYMEPLTLDFVARIIRKERPDAILPTLGGQTGLNLAVELAKAGVLEECGVEILGTKLEAIEKAEDREQFRALMNELGEPVPESAIIHSLEEAYAFVEQIGYPVIVRPAFTLGGTGGGICTNEEELVEIVSTGLKMSPVHQCLLERSIAGYKEIEYEVMRDANDNAIVVCNMENIDPVGIHTGDSIVVAPSQTLSDREYQLLRNASLKIIRALGIEGGCNVQLALDPDSFRYYVIEVNPRVSRSSALASKATGYPIAKLAAKIAVGLTLDEMINPVTGKTYACFEPALDYVVTKIPRFPFDKFESANRRLGTQMKATGEVMAIGRTFEESLLKAVRSLEIGVHHLELNEAKTAADDVIEKRIRKAGDERLFYIAEALRRGVTVETLHEWSQIDRFFLHKIQNIIEMETVLKNHPGDLDVLKKAKGLGFSDAAIAALWNKTERDIYALRRQRGIMPVYKMVDTCAAEFTSETPYYYSTYEEENESIVTEKPSVIVLGSGPIRIGQGIEFDYATVHCVWAIKQAGYEAIIINNNPETVSTDFSTSDKLYFEPLTAEDVMHVIDLEQPVGVIVQFGGQTAINLAAELEARGVRLLGTTLEDLDRAEDRDKFEQALSELGIPKPAGKTAVSVEEAVAIAEEIGYPVLVRPSYVLGGRAMEIVYNREELLHYMEHAVRVNPQHPVLVDRYITGKEVEVDAIADGETVVIPGIMEHIERAGVHSGDSIAVYPPQTLSAEVIDKIADYTIRLARGLHIVGLLNIQFVVSGSDVYVLEVNPRSSRTVPFLSKITGVPMANLATKAILGTKLAEMGYETGVCPVRPGVYVKVPVFSFAKLRNVDISLGPEMKSTGEVIGKDVTFEKALYKGLVASGIHIQPHGAVLLTVADKDKEEAVELARRFADIGYQLLATNGTAETLKAAGIPVTVVNKIHSASPNILDVIRQGKAQVVINTLTKGKQPESDGFRIRREAVENGIPCLTSLDTARAMLQVLESMTFSTTAMTEGLVRS from the coding sequence ATGCCTAAGCGCCGCGACATTGAAACGATTTTAGTCATCGGCTCGGGGCCGATCGTCATCGGCCAGGCGGCCGAGTTCGACTACGCAGGGACGCAAGCGTGCTTAGCCCTAAAAGAAGAAGGATACAAAGTCATTCTGGTGAACTCAAACCCGGCGACGATCATGACCGATACGGAAATCGCCGATAAAGTCTATATGGAGCCGCTGACGCTCGATTTTGTCGCCCGCATCATCCGCAAAGAGCGGCCGGACGCGATTTTGCCGACGCTTGGCGGCCAAACGGGCCTCAACTTGGCGGTTGAGCTCGCCAAGGCCGGCGTGCTTGAAGAGTGCGGCGTGGAAATTCTCGGCACGAAGCTCGAGGCGATCGAAAAGGCGGAAGACCGCGAACAGTTCCGCGCCCTCATGAACGAGCTTGGCGAGCCGGTGCCGGAAAGCGCGATTATTCACAGCCTGGAAGAGGCGTATGCGTTTGTCGAACAAATCGGCTATCCGGTCATCGTCCGCCCCGCGTTCACGCTCGGCGGCACGGGCGGCGGCATTTGCACGAACGAAGAAGAGCTTGTCGAGATTGTGTCAACCGGCTTGAAGATGAGCCCGGTGCACCAATGCTTGCTCGAGCGGAGCATCGCCGGCTACAAGGAGATTGAATACGAAGTGATGCGCGACGCCAACGACAACGCGATCGTCGTCTGCAACATGGAAAACATCGACCCGGTCGGCATTCATACGGGTGACTCAATCGTCGTCGCCCCGAGCCAGACGTTAAGCGACCGCGAATATCAGCTTTTGCGGAACGCGTCCTTGAAAATCATCCGCGCCCTTGGCATCGAAGGCGGTTGCAACGTCCAGCTCGCGCTCGACCCGGACAGCTTCCGCTATTACGTCATTGAAGTGAACCCGCGCGTCAGCCGCTCGTCGGCGCTGGCGTCAAAAGCGACGGGGTATCCGATCGCGAAACTGGCGGCGAAAATCGCCGTCGGGCTGACGCTTGACGAAATGATCAACCCGGTCACCGGGAAAACGTACGCCTGCTTCGAGCCGGCGCTCGACTATGTGGTGACGAAAATTCCGCGCTTTCCGTTTGACAAATTTGAATCGGCGAACCGCCGGTTGGGCACGCAAATGAAAGCGACCGGCGAAGTGATGGCGATCGGCCGGACGTTCGAAGAATCACTGTTAAAAGCCGTTCGTTCGCTCGAGATCGGGGTGCATCATCTGGAATTGAACGAGGCGAAAACGGCCGCCGACGACGTGATCGAAAAACGGATCCGCAAGGCGGGCGATGAACGGCTCTTTTACATCGCCGAGGCGCTCCGCCGCGGGGTGACGGTGGAGACGCTGCATGAATGGAGCCAAATCGACCGCTTTTTCCTGCATAAGATTCAAAACATTATTGAGATGGAAACGGTCTTGAAAAACCACCCGGGCGACCTTGACGTGTTAAAAAAAGCGAAGGGGCTCGGCTTCTCCGATGCGGCGATAGCGGCGTTATGGAACAAAACGGAGCGCGACATTTACGCGCTGCGCCGCCAACGAGGCATCATGCCGGTGTACAAAATGGTCGATACGTGCGCAGCCGAATTCACGTCGGAAACGCCGTACTACTACAGCACGTACGAGGAAGAAAACGAATCGATCGTGACGGAAAAACCGAGCGTCATCGTGCTTGGCTCCGGCCCGATCCGCATCGGCCAAGGGATCGAATTTGACTATGCGACCGTCCATTGCGTCTGGGCCATTAAGCAGGCCGGCTATGAGGCGATCATCATCAACAACAACCCGGAAACGGTCTCGACCGACTTCAGCACATCGGACAAACTGTATTTCGAACCGTTGACGGCTGAAGATGTGATGCATGTCATCGACCTCGAACAGCCGGTCGGCGTCATCGTCCAATTCGGCGGTCAGACGGCCATCAACTTGGCGGCGGAACTCGAAGCGCGCGGCGTCCGCTTGCTTGGGACGACGCTTGAAGATTTGGACCGTGCCGAAGACCGCGACAAATTTGAACAGGCGCTCTCGGAACTCGGCATTCCCAAACCGGCCGGCAAAACCGCCGTTTCGGTCGAAGAAGCGGTTGCCATCGCCGAAGAAATCGGCTACCCGGTGCTCGTCCGCCCATCGTACGTGCTCGGCGGCCGGGCGATGGAAATTGTCTACAACCGCGAAGAGCTGCTTCATTACATGGAACATGCCGTGCGCGTCAATCCGCAGCACCCGGTGCTTGTTGACCGGTACATCACCGGCAAGGAAGTCGAAGTCGACGCCATCGCCGACGGCGAGACGGTCGTCATTCCGGGGATCATGGAACATATCGAACGGGCCGGCGTCCATTCCGGCGACTCGATCGCCGTCTACCCGCCCCAGACATTAAGCGCGGAAGTGATCGACAAGATCGCGGATTACACGATCCGACTGGCGCGCGGGCTGCATATTGTCGGGCTGTTGAACATTCAGTTTGTCGTCTCGGGAAGCGATGTCTACGTCTTGGAAGTGAACCCGCGCTCAAGCCGCACGGTGCCGTTTTTAAGCAAAATCACCGGCGTGCCGATGGCGAATCTCGCCACGAAAGCCATTTTAGGGACGAAGCTCGCCGAGATGGGCTATGAGACGGGCGTCTGCCCGGTGCGCCCTGGCGTGTACGTGAAAGTGCCGGTGTTCTCGTTTGCGAAATTGCGCAACGTCGACATTTCGCTCGGCCCGGAAATGAAATCGACCGGCGAAGTGATCGGCAAGGACGTGACGTTTGAAAAAGCGCTCTATAAGGGGCTTGTCGCCTCGGGCATCCATATCCAGCCGCATGGGGCGGTGCTGTTGACGGTGGCCGACAAAGACAAAGAAGAAGCGGTCGAGCTGGCGCGCCGCTTTGCCGACATCGGCTACCAGCTGTTGGCGACGAACGGCACGGCGGAAACGTTGAAAGCGGCCGGCATTCCGGTGACGGTCGTCAATAAAATCCACTCGGCGTCACCGAACATTTTGGATGTCATCCGCCAAGGGAAGGCGCAAGTCGTCATCAACACGCTGACGAAAGGAAAGCAGCCGGAAAGCGACGGCTTCCGCATCCGCCGCGAAGCGGTCGAAAACGGCATCCCGTGCTTGACGTCGCTCGATACGGCCCGGGCGATGCTGCAAGTGCTCGAATCGATGACGTTTTCAACGACGGCGATGACGGAAGGGCTGGTGCGGTCATGA
- a CDS encoding solute carrier family 23 protein has protein sequence MNKPVLDIQDRPTVGQWITLSLQHLFAMFGATILVPYLVGLDPSIALLTSGLGTLAFLLITKWQVPAYLGSSFAYIAPIIAAKTAGGPGAAMIGSFLAGLVYGVVALIIKKAGYRWVMKLLPPVVVGPVIIVIGLGLAGTAVGMAMNGPDGKYSLLHFSVALVTLAATIVCSVLARGMLSLIPVLVGIVVGYLYALAVGLVDLSKVAAAKWFEWPDFLIPFADYPVRVTWEIVMLMVPVAIVTLSEHIGHQLVLSKVVGRDLIQKPGLHRSILGDGTATMISALLGGPPKTTYGENIGVLAITRVYSVYVLAGAAVIAIAFGFVGKITALISSIPTPVMGGVSILLFGIIASSGLRMLIDSRVDFGQTRNLVIASVILVIGIGGAVLKISDSFQITGMALSAIVGVLLNLILPGRPQAAENLFEENQSDHVA, from the coding sequence ATGAACAAACCGGTGTTGGACATTCAAGACCGCCCGACTGTTGGGCAATGGATCACCTTAAGCCTTCAGCATTTATTCGCCATGTTCGGGGCGACGATTTTAGTGCCGTACTTAGTCGGCTTAGATCCGTCGATCGCCTTGCTGACAAGCGGGCTTGGAACATTGGCGTTTTTGCTCATTACGAAATGGCAAGTGCCGGCGTATCTTGGCTCGTCGTTCGCCTACATTGCGCCGATCATCGCGGCGAAAACGGCTGGCGGCCCGGGAGCGGCCATGATCGGCAGCTTCCTCGCCGGATTGGTGTACGGGGTTGTCGCCCTCATCATTAAAAAAGCCGGCTACCGCTGGGTGATGAAACTGTTGCCGCCGGTTGTGGTCGGCCCGGTCATCATCGTCATCGGCCTCGGCTTGGCCGGGACGGCGGTCGGGATGGCGATGAACGGCCCGGACGGCAAATACAGCTTGCTCCATTTCTCGGTGGCGCTCGTGACGCTCGCGGCCACGATCGTCTGCTCCGTGCTCGCGCGCGGCATGTTGAGCTTGATTCCGGTGCTTGTCGGCATTGTCGTCGGCTATCTCTACGCGTTGGCGGTCGGGCTCGTCGATTTGTCGAAAGTGGCGGCGGCGAAATGGTTCGAATGGCCGGATTTCTTGATCCCGTTTGCCGATTATCCGGTGCGCGTCACATGGGAGATCGTGATGCTCATGGTGCCGGTGGCGATCGTCACCTTGTCCGAGCATATCGGCCACCAGCTCGTCTTAAGCAAAGTCGTCGGCCGCGACCTCATTCAAAAACCGGGGCTGCACCGCTCGATTTTAGGGGACGGAACGGCGACGATGATCTCCGCCTTGCTTGGCGGTCCGCCGAAAACGACGTACGGGGAAAACATCGGTGTGCTGGCGATCACCCGCGTCTACAGTGTCTACGTGCTGGCCGGCGCGGCGGTCATCGCGATCGCTTTCGGCTTCGTCGGCAAAATCACGGCGCTGATCAGCTCGATTCCGACGCCGGTCATGGGCGGTGTGTCGATCTTGCTGTTTGGCATCATCGCCTCGTCCGGACTGCGCATGTTGATCGACAGCCGCGTCGATTTCGGCCAGACGCGCAATTTAGTCATCGCCTCGGTCATCTTGGTCATCGGCATCGGCGGAGCGGTGCTGAAAATCAGCGACAGCTTCCAAATTACCGGGATGGCGCTCTCGGCCATTGTCGGCGTCCTCCTCAACTTGATTTTGCCGGGGCGTCCGCAAGCCGCGGAAAACCTATTTGAAGAAAACCAGAGCGACCATGTCGCCTAA